From the Carya illinoinensis cultivar Pawnee chromosome 4, C.illinoinensisPawnee_v1, whole genome shotgun sequence genome, one window contains:
- the LOC122307694 gene encoding switch-associated protein 70, producing the protein MASNVATPRAGDADSSLEKIKRQLASGSGRNLLQGPLLKRSETLRKWNERWVILDPTTGRMEYKIRRNEPAVKGSIIFDANSTITISPVNFHGLPRYDGCCFYIGTPQKKDYFLCAETPGAARAWVSTLHATQLVLRAHKEAVNSLSGNGSAKLGTVATVVSAANSTALECSKEIEAAMQISLRNALGMVTNKISDGPMDDLAIMRETLRVKDEELQNLARDLRARDLTIKDIAEKLSETAEAAEAAASAAHTMDEQRRIACAQIERLKRDSEKQLESSMSKLKESEQKVMAVNKEREQLSKQRDSAIQEAHMWRSELAKARERVVILEAAVVRAEERVRVTEADAEARIKEAIQKESIAVNEKQELLAYVNKLQAQLQRHQIDTKQIFEEKTESCPGIDNTLPLTKHVDLSEENVDKACLSVSRAIPVSGESVVHMAADQVNLHIHDGEWSDIQANEARIADVREVAPETEGSSLDIPVVSNHHEQGANSFHRP; encoded by the exons ATGGCCTCCAATGTTGCTACACCG AGAGCCGGGGATGCAGACAGTAGCTTGGAGAAGATCAAGCGGCAGTTGGCATCCGGTTCCGGCAGGAATTTGCTGCAGGGCCCACTTCTCAAGCGATCCGAGAcc CTGAGGAAATGGAACGAGCGGTGGGTGATCTTGGACCCAACGACTGGAAGAATGGAATACAA GATCAGGAGAAATGAGCCAGCTGTTAAGGGATCCATTATATTTGATGCAAATAGCACGATTACCATATCTCCTGTCAACTTCCA TGGACTACCAAGGTATGATGGCTGTTGTTTCT ATATTGGGACCCCCCAGAAAAAGGACTACTTCCTTTGCGCAGAGACTCCTGGTGCAGCTAGAGCTTGGGTGTCAACTTTACA TGCAACACAGTTGGTTCTGAGGGCCCATAAAGAGGCTGTGAATTCCTTAAGTGGGAATGGTTCTGCAAAATTAGGAACAGTTGCAACGGTAGTTTCTGCTGCTAATTCGACGGCCCTTGAATGTTCTAAAGAAATTGAAGCAGCAATGCAGATTTCTTTAAGAAATGCTCTAGGAATGGTGACAAATAAAATAAGCGATGGTCCAATGGATGATCTAGCAATCATGAGG GAGACACTGCGAGTCAAGGATGAAGAACTGCAGAATTTGGCTCGGGACCTTCGTGCACGGGATTTAACAATAAAAGATATAGCAGAGAAATTATCTGAGACTGCCGAAGCTGCTGAGGCTGCTGCATCTGCTGCTCATACAATGGATGAACAAAGGAGAATTGCATGTGCACAAATTGAGCGTCTTAAAAGAGATTCAGAGAAGCAGCTGGAGTCATCTATGTCAAag CTAAAAGAATCTGAACAAAAGGTTATGGCTGTGAATAAAGAAAGAGAGCAATTGAGCAAACAGAGAGACTCTGCTATCCAGGAGGCACATATGTGGCGTTCTGAGCTTGCAAAAGCTAGAGAGCGTGTTGTTATATTAGAAGCAGCTGTTGTGAGAGCAGAAGAAAGGGTCAGGGTTACAGAGGCAGATGCTGAAGCTAGAATAAAGGAGGCTATACAGAAAGAATCAATTGCTGTGAATGAAAAGCAAGAGCTTCTGGCATATGTAAACAAGTTACAAGCACAACTTCAAAG ACATCAGATTGATACTAAGCAAATTTTTGAGGAGAAGACTGAGTCTTGCCCGGGTATTGATAATACTCTTCCATTGACAAAGCATGTAGACTTGTCGGAGGAGAATGTGGATAAAGCATGTCTCAGTGTTTCTAGGGCGATACCAGTCTCTGGAGAGAGTGTAGTCCATATGGCAGCAGATCAGGTGAACCTCCACATTCATGATGGTGAATGGAGTGATATTCAGGCAAATGAGGCAAGGATAGCTGATGTAAGAGAAGTTGCTCCCGAGACTGAAGGCAGCAGCTTGGATATTCCTGTTGTTAGTAACCACCACGAACAAGGAGCGAACTCTTTTCATCGGCCTTGA